From a region of the Lactuca sativa cultivar Salinas chromosome 4, Lsat_Salinas_v11, whole genome shotgun sequence genome:
- the LOC111902607 gene encoding nucleobase-ascorbate transporter 6, translated as MAGGNGGGGGGAKADELVLAPHPARDQLPNVSFCITSPPPWHEAILLGFQHYIVMLGTTVIIPTALVPQMGGGNEEKAQVIQTLLFVAGINTLLQTMFGTRLPAVIGSSYTYVAPTISIILSGRWNDPDPIARFKKTMRAIQGALIIASTIQIILGFSGLWRNVARFLSPLSAVPLVALAGFGLYEFGFPGVARCVEIGLPQLILLVILSQYVSRLIHAGRNIFGRFGVLISVAIVWVYAHILTVSGAYNHTSLRTQASCRTDRAGLIHAAPWIRVPYPFQWGAPSFNAGETFAMMMAAFVALVESTGGFMVVSRYASATPLPPSVLSRGVGWQGIGILLSGLFGTISGSSLSFENAGLLALTRVGSRRVVQISAGFMIFFSVLGKFGAVFASIPTPIVAALYCIFFAYVGAAGLSFLQFCNLNTFRTKFILGFSIFLGLSVPQYFNEYEAINGYGAVHTSARWFNNIVNVPFSSEAFVAAILAYILDNTLHYKDSSVRRDRGKHWWDKFHSYQTDTRSEEFYSLPFKLNRYFPSV; from the exons ATGGCCGGAGGTaacggtggcggtggtggtggagcAAAAGCTGATGAACTTGTTCTGGCGCCACACCCAGCAAGAGATCAGCTGCCAAACGTCTCCTTCTGCATTACGAGTCCACCCCCATGGC ATGAGGCTATACTGCTTGGTTTTCAGCATTATATAGTAATGCTCGGCACAACGGTTATTATTCCAACGGCTCTTGTTCCACAAATGGGAGGAGGCAAT GAGGAGAAAGCACAAGTGATTCAAACTCTGCTTTTTGTTGCCGGAATAAACACACTGCTTCAGACTATGTTCGGGACCCGTTTACCTGCTGTCATCGGGAGTTCATATACTTATGTTGCACCCACCATCTCCATTATCCTATCTGGTCGGTGGAATGATCCTGATCCTATAGCG AGATTCAAGAAAACGATGCGTGCGATCCAAGGTGCTTTGATTATTGCATCAACGATTCAGATTATCCTCGGATTCAGTGGTCTTTGGCGTAATGTAGCAAGGTTCTTGAGTCCACTGTCGGCTGTTCCTTTGGTCGCTCTTGCAGGTTTTGGGCTTTACGAATTTGGATTCCCGGgg GTTGCCAGGTGTGTTGAGATAGGGTTGCCTCAGCTCATCTTGCTAGTTATCCTGTCGCAG TATGTATCACGTTTGATACATGCTGGAAGAAATATATTCGGTcgttttggtgttttgatctcAGTTGCAATCGTTTGGGTTTATGCTCACATACTTACGGTTAGTGGGGCCTACAATCACACCAGTTTAAGGACGCAAGCAAGTTGTCGTACGGATCGTGCTGGACTAATTCACGCCGCTCCATG GATAAGAGTTCCATATCCTTTCCAATGGGGTGCACCCTCTTTCAATGCCGGTGAAACTTTTGCCATGATGATGGCTGCTTTTGTTGCTCTTGTAGAG TCAACCGGTGGCTTCATGGTGGTTTCGAGATACGCAAGTGCAACTCCCTTGCCACCCTCTGTTCTAAGCCGTGGCGTTGGTTGGCAG GGAATAGGCATATTGTTGTCGGGCTTGTTTGGAACCATAAGTGGATCTTCACTATCTTT CGAGAATGCTGGTCTTTTGGCTTTGACCCGTGTTGGCAGTCGCAGAGTCGTGCAGATTTCAGCGGGCTTCATGATCTTCTTTTCGGTTCTTG GTAAATTTGGAGCAGTGTTTGCTTCGATACCAACACCAATCGTTGCTGCTCTATATTGCATTTTCTTCGCTTACGTGG GTGCAGCAGGTCTTAGTTTCCTTCAGTTTTGTAATCTCAACACCTTCAGAACAAAGTTTATCCTCGGGTTTTCAATCTTTTTGGGGTTGTCCGTGCCCCAGTATTTCAATGAGTATGAAGCTATCAACGGTTACGGTGCCGTCCATACATCTGCAAGATGG TTTAACAACATTGTGAATGTTCCTTTCTCATCTGAGGCATTTGTAGCTGCGATCTTGGCGTATATTTTGGATAATACGCTTCACTATAAAGACAGTTCTGTTAGGAGAGACCGAGGCAAACATTGGTGGGACAAATTCCATTCCTACCAGACTGACACTAGAAGTGAAGAGTTCTACTCATTGCCGTTCAAGCTAAACAGATATTTTCCTTCTGTGTGA